The Prosthecochloris marina genome window below encodes:
- the gvpA gene encoding gas vesicle structural protein GvpA, whose amino-acid sequence MAVEKTMGSSSLVEVVDRILDKGIVIDAWARVSLVGIELLAVEARVVVASVETYLKYAEAIGLTARAA is encoded by the coding sequence ATGGCCGTTGAAAAAACCATGGGGTCATCAAGTCTCGTTGAAGTAGTCGACCGTATTCTCGACAAGGGTATTGTTATCGATGCATGGGCAAGGGTATCACTCGTTGGTATCGAGCTGCTTGCAGTTGAAGCAAGAGTCGTTGTTGCTTCTGTAGAAACATACCTGAAATATGCTGAAGCTATCGGGCTGACAGCTCGTGCTGCTTAA